CGTCGAGCCCGGTCACCGGGTCGAGGACCGCGTTGACCTTGACGGGGTCCAGGCCCGCCGCTTTGGCCGCCGCGAGCCCGGCCAGCACATCGGGGAGGCGGTCGCGGCGGGTGATCGCGGCGAACCGCGCCGGGTCGACGGTGTCGAGGGAGACGTTGATGCGCTTGAGCCCGGCCTGCCTGAGCGCGTCGGCGCGCCGCGCGAGCCCGATGCCGTTGGTGGTCAGCGTGATCTCGGGCTGCGGGCGCAGCGACGCGGTCGCGGCGATGACGTCCTCGAGGTGCTTGGCCACCAGGGGCTCGCCGCCGGTGAACCGGACGCTGGTGATGCCCAGCCGCTCGACCGCGATGCGCAGCAGGCGGGTCAGCTCCTCGGGGCGCAGCAGCCGGTCGGACTCCAGCCAGTCCAGCCCTTCGGCGGGCATGCAGTAGGTGCAGCGCAGATTGCACCGATCGGTCAGCGAGACCCGCAGATCGGTCGCGACCCGGCCGAACGTGTCGATCAGCGGCCCGTCGGTGGGAGCCGACGTGGCGGGCGCCGAGGCGATGGCG
The window above is part of the Mycolicibacterium rutilum genome. Proteins encoded here:
- the moaA gene encoding GTP 3',8-cyclase MoaA — its product is MTVVGLGLPAIASAPATSAPTDGPLIDTFGRVATDLRVSLTDRCNLRCTYCMPAEGLDWLESDRLLRPEELTRLLRIAVERLGITSVRFTGGEPLVAKHLEDVIAATASLRPQPEITLTTNGIGLARRADALRQAGLKRINVSLDTVDPARFAAITRRDRLPDVLAGLAAAKAAGLDPVKVNAVLDPVTGLDDAVALLRFCLEHGYQLRIIEQMPLDAGREWQRGRAIGADEILETLQQHFELSPDTAPRGSAPAELWRVGGATPGTVGIIASVSHAFCSACDRTRLTADGQVRNCLFARQETDLRLLMRSGADDAAVEAAWRTAMWAKAAGHGINDPGFVQPDRPMSAIGG